One Ciconia boyciana chromosome 9, ASM3463844v1, whole genome shotgun sequence genomic window carries:
- the ECSCR gene encoding endothelial cell-specific chemotaxis regulator, with translation MSPLSWTDQDSFASLLPSTTTSTDSSVHAVTGQSQSATRSPEVKNHTSEPSVKSTPTDLNLTLVGQTTTAKSSSITTTLLAFTVQDEKSSGSRHTAASPPQGQEPKRSESTTTSATQGTSKPVTPTPKSSGYLPVPTPTDDKSPLTVAAFGVISFIVILIVVVIILVSVVSLRFKCNHSKDSEDKQKPGTSMVSESCSAGTSQKDNSITLISMKNINMNNSMSYPPSEKVSLLSLAF, from the exons ATGTCTCCTCTTTCATGGACTGACCAAGACAGTTTTGCCAGCCTGCTGCCCA gtaCTACAACCTCCACAGACTCCTCTGTCCACGCTGTAACAG GTCAATCCCAATCAGCAACGCGCAGCCCTGAAGTAAAGAACCATACATCAG AGCCTTCAGTAAAATCAACACCAACCGACTTGAATCTCACCTTGGTGGGTCAAACTACTACAGCCAAATCCTCTTCCATCACTACAACACTCCTAGCATTCACTGTGCAAG ATGAAAAGTCTAGCGGAAGCAGACACACAGCAGCTTCACCACCACAAG GTCAAGAGCCCAAGAGAAGCGAGAGTACCACAACATCAGCAACTCAAg GCACCTCAAAGCCAGTTACCCCAACGCCGAAGTCCTCTGGCTACTTGCCTGTGCCCACTCCAACAGATGATAAATCACCACTGACAGTGGCAGCTTTTG GTGTCATCAGCTTCATAGTTATCCTGATAGTGGTTGTGATCATTCTGGTCAGCGTGGTCAGCCTGAGGTTCAAGTGTAACCACTCAAAGGACTCAGAAG ACAAACAGAAACCAGGGACCTCCATGGTATCAGAGAG CTGCTCGGCAGGCACAAGCCAGAAGGATAACAGCATCACTCTGATCTCCATGAAGAACATCAACATGAACAACAGCATGAGTTACCCACCGTCAGAAAAGGTTTCCCTTTTGAGCCTCGCTTTTTAG
- the SMIM33 gene encoding small integral membrane protein 33, with protein sequence MNTSAPSNQLRQPTPQDVAAFTPISVVRSMTKKSDALPMISVIVVIFVLLAVFIIIVVHYGPQLRTIQITLYHEPMPQDLDNGVHLTDWKKLGSQKKLPAQPCQQEPAGTDAASVSCQCSCKHHLPCGSAEPNVIEITYL encoded by the coding sequence ATGAACACCTCCGCACCCAGCAACCAACTGAGACAGCCCACGCCCCAGGACGTGGCCGCCTTCACTCCCATCTCCGTTGTCAGGAGCATGACGAAGAAATCTGATGCCCTGCCCATGATCTCAGTGATCGTGGTCATTTTTGTCCTCTTGGCTGTCTTCATCATCATCGTGGTGCACTATGGCCCTCAACTCCGCACCATCCAGATCACTCTCTACCATGAGCCCATGCCACAGGACCTGGACAATGGTGTGCACCTCACGGACTGGAAGAAGCTGGGGTCCCAGAAGaagctgcctgcccagccctgccagcaggaGCCGGCTGGCACGGATGCAGCCAGTGTGAGCTGCCAGTGCTCCTGCAAGCATCACCTTCCCTGCGGGAGTGCTGAGCCCAATGTCATTGAGATCACGTATCTGTGA